A single bacterium DNA region contains:
- a CDS encoding helix-turn-helix transcriptional regulator, which yields MLTEPARIWGNAVHVVPISEPFYTCFSIPSSSELGNMASHKQNVVGPQIRKLRDKQGLTQEMFAAKCTVMGLELTRVTLAKIETQLRCVSDSELWTLAKALKVELKELYPGKR from the coding sequence ATGCTCACTGAACCGGCGCGCATTTGGGGGAACGCTGTTCATGTTGTTCCAATATCGGAACCTTTTTACACCTGCTTTTCGATACCGTCAAGTTCCGAACTCGGAAACATGGCCTCTCACAAGCAAAACGTCGTTGGCCCGCAGATCAGGAAGCTCCGCGACAAGCAGGGGTTGACGCAGGAGATGTTCGCGGCGAAATGCACCGTGATGGGGCTGGAATTGACCCGGGTAACGCTGGCCAAGATTGAAACCCAGTTGAGGTGCGTGTCTGATTCAGAGTTGTGGACGCTGGCGAAGGCGTTGAAGGTGGAATTGAAGGAATTGTACCCAGGGAAGCGATAA
- a CDS encoding S1C family serine protease, whose protein sequence is MSTLNPMKSPLVSLIVFCLVQPVVFGGGLTKDELRLSACTVNGSWTSYHVLLPNEVEKWSGSAGALKVYKTKQYPQGLLFLITNSHVIHLAKLAGSALDDAPVVLEYGMSVVLPSSKQKPVLGFMEEKTGKDLAILVVDAAGLVEREDYVVLPDGSGEQLSEGKDVVAVGSPLGLPGTQTFGKISALRPLSDGLWIQTDTAINSGNSGGPLFLKARTLRHPIDGEFLWVGVNTLGCKKDKAEGLNFAISAKDALFSEYSDFYPATKEGAAKNIRELRRVNASSR, encoded by the coding sequence ATGTCAACGCTCAATCCCATGAAAAGCCCCCTTGTTTCACTAATAGTCTTTTGCCTGGTCCAGCCCGTGGTCTTCGGTGGAGGACTCACCAAAGACGAGCTTCGGCTGTCAGCATGTACGGTCAATGGCTCATGGACTTCATATCACGTTCTTCTGCCAAACGAGGTGGAAAAGTGGAGCGGCAGCGCGGGGGCGCTGAAGGTTTATAAAACAAAACAATATCCGCAGGGTCTTCTTTTTCTGATCACCAATTCACACGTAATCCATCTGGCAAAACTGGCTGGTTCTGCACTCGATGATGCTCCTGTGGTGCTGGAGTATGGGATGTCAGTGGTCCTGCCCTCAAGCAAACAGAAACCGGTTCTTGGTTTCATGGAGGAAAAGACAGGCAAGGACTTGGCAATATTGGTCGTGGATGCGGCTGGACTTGTTGAAAGGGAAGATTATGTGGTTCTACCAGATGGCAGCGGGGAACAACTCAGCGAAGGCAAGGACGTGGTGGCTGTTGGCAGTCCCTTGGGGCTTCCCGGAACGCAGACATTCGGCAAGATCAGCGCGTTGCGGCCCTTGTCAGATGGACTCTGGATACAAACCGATACAGCCATCAACTCCGGGAATAGCGGTGGCCCTCTTTTTCTGAAAGCACGGACACTGCGGCACCCGATTGACGGGGAGTTTCTGTGGGTGGGGGTGAATACACTGGGGTGCAAGAAAGACAAGGCCGAAGGGTTGAATTTTGCCATCTCCGCCAAGGATGCGCTCTTTTCGGAATACAGCGATTTCTATCCTGCAACCAAAGAAGGGGCCGCGAAGAATATTCGAGAGCTTCGGCGTGTCAACGCAAGCAGTCGTTAA
- a CDS encoding helix-turn-helix transcriptional regulator, producing MAAKQNITGPQVAELRRKRGMTQEQFAARCSKLGLELSRVTLSKIESQLRCITDTELIALAEALNVNPGAFFRGLKLKTSPSQRQKLRALEKKLLACRKRC from the coding sequence ATGGCGGCCAAACAAAACATCACGGGACCTCAAGTTGCAGAGCTACGCCGCAAGCGAGGAATGACCCAGGAACAATTTGCGGCACGGTGCAGCAAGCTTGGCCTGGAACTGAGCCGGGTGACGCTTTCCAAGATCGAATCCCAGTTGAGATGCATAACGGACACAGAATTGATCGCCTTGGCTGAAGCCCTGAACGTTAATCCCGGGGCGTTCTTTAGAGGGCTGAAACTGAAAACAAGTCCGAGCCAACGTCAAAAACTGCGAGCGTTGGAGAAGAAGCTCCTGGCCTGCAGGAAACGGTGTTAG